One genomic segment of Methanothermobacter wolfeii includes these proteins:
- a CDS encoding helix-hairpin-helix domain-containing protein: MKNRLVAQILNRVADFMDLKGDEFRSKAYRRAARTIEFLGEDIEEVAAQDRLQELPGVGRNIASKIREILGTGSLHLLHELMEEYPVDFDALLSVEGVGPRTVKLLYEELGIKTLDDLEYQAKRHRIRRLRGMGEKKEKAILRNIELARSRITRKPLAYIVPLAQRIKSEVMDLEGVQRVEVAGSIRRGRETVGDIDILVTARDPEVVMDYFTSMETVREVVVRGPRKSTVRLVEDLDCDLRVFDDGVFGSALLYFTGSWEFNVELRRIAQSMGMKLSEYGLFRGDERVAGRTEDEVLEALGLTYIEPELRENRGEIEAAREGRLPELISSEDVRGDLHMHSLHSDGIDSIADLASYAETLGREYIAVTDHANYISDPESYFRSVEGVDEIPVLAGVEVSILADGSLEVPGDVLEDFDLVVASVHDGFNVTERLLGAMDHEVVDIIGHPTGRVLGSREPVVDIERVTERAAEAGVALEVNSNPLRLDLRDTHIRMAIEAGCKLAINSDAHSRGGLENIRWGVLTARRGWATCDDVINTLSFRGLKRWLEI, translated from the coding sequence ATGAAAAACAGGCTTGTGGCCCAGATACTTAACAGGGTCGCCGACTTCATGGACCTCAAGGGGGATGAGTTCCGCTCAAAGGCCTACAGGCGAGCTGCAAGGACCATAGAATTCCTTGGGGAGGACATAGAGGAAGTCGCAGCCCAGGACAGACTCCAGGAACTCCCAGGGGTGGGCAGGAACATCGCATCCAAGATCAGGGAGATACTTGGCACTGGCTCCCTCCACCTTCTGCATGAGCTCATGGAGGAGTACCCTGTTGACTTCGACGCCCTGCTCTCGGTTGAGGGTGTGGGTCCGAGGACCGTGAAGCTCCTCTATGAGGAACTCGGGATAAAGACCCTTGACGACCTTGAATACCAGGCAAAGAGGCACAGGATAAGACGCCTCAGGGGTATGGGTGAGAAGAAGGAAAAGGCCATACTCAGGAACATAGAACTTGCAAGAAGCAGGATAACAAGGAAGCCCCTGGCCTACATAGTGCCCCTGGCCCAGAGGATAAAGTCAGAGGTAATGGATCTTGAGGGTGTCCAGAGGGTTGAGGTTGCAGGTTCCATAAGGCGCGGAAGGGAAACCGTGGGGGACATTGACATCCTTGTAACCGCCAGGGACCCCGAGGTGGTCATGGATTACTTCACATCCATGGAGACCGTCAGGGAGGTTGTTGTCAGGGGGCCGAGGAAGTCCACCGTCCGCCTTGTGGAGGACCTGGACTGTGACCTCCGCGTATTTGATGATGGGGTCTTCGGTTCGGCCCTCCTGTACTTCACGGGTTCATGGGAGTTCAATGTTGAACTGCGCAGGATAGCCCAGTCCATGGGGATGAAGCTCAGTGAATACGGCCTCTTCAGGGGTGATGAGAGGGTGGCCGGGAGGACCGAGGATGAGGTCCTGGAGGCCCTGGGACTCACCTACATTGAACCGGAGCTCAGGGAGAACCGTGGAGAGATAGAGGCCGCCAGGGAGGGAAGGCTCCCTGAACTGATATCCTCCGAGGATGTCAGGGGAGATCTCCATATGCACAGCCTCCACAGCGACGGCATCGACTCCATAGCTGACCTGGCATCCTATGCAGAAACCCTTGGAAGGGAATACATAGCGGTAACGGACCATGCAAACTACATATCTGACCCTGAATCCTACTTCAGGTCCGTTGAGGGGGTGGATGAGATCCCTGTCCTGGCGGGTGTTGAGGTCAGCATACTTGCCGATGGCAGCCTTGAAGTCCCTGGGGACGTCCTTGAGGACTTTGACCTTGTGGTTGCAAGTGTGCATGACGGCTTCAATGTTACCGAGAGGCTCCTGGGGGCCATGGACCATGAGGTGGTTGATATAATAGGACACCCCACGGGACGTGTGCTGGGGAGCAGGGAGCCGGTGGTTGACATTGAAAGGGTTACCGAAAGGGCGGCCGAGGCAGGGGTGGCCCTTGAGGTGAACTCAAACCCCCTCAGACTGGACCTAAGGGACACCCACATCAGGATGGCCATAGAGGCTGGCTGTAAACTCGCAATAAACAGTGACGCACACTCAAGGGGAGGCCTTGAAAACATCCGCTGGGGGGTGCTGACTGCAAGGCGCGGATGGGCCACCTGTGATGATGTGATAAACACCCTTAGCTTCAGGGGACTTAAGAGGTGGCTTGAAATCTAG
- a CDS encoding 50S ribosomal protein L40e, producing the protein MARFEEAENRLFNIKICLKCNARNPPTARTCRKCGYKGLRYKAKEPRG; encoded by the coding sequence ATGGCAAGGTTTGAAGAAGCAGAGAACAGACTGTTCAATATCAAGATCTGCCTTAAATGTAACGCAAGAAACCCACCAACTGCAAGGACATGCAGGAAGTGCGGTTACAAGGGATTAAGATACAAGGCGAAGGAACCGAGGGGTTAA
- a CDS encoding TatD family hydrolase produces the protein MDIPITDNHIHVDAINGEGPLEVARKFQRAGGRRMIIPNKPSWTVNAGTDYRKTMDTVLKYVDIINRETEVDAYAVVGLHPAELSRLLEAGKELREAEEMIMEGLEYARSLVLEGRAVAIGEVGRPHYPVGEEELEAHNRLMLLAMEFAAEASCPVQLHTESSGPEEFREFAEMADRAGIRRSMVIKHFSGPCTRREENHGLTPSLIASRDVVKKGIEKGGCFLMETDYLDDRGRPGAVLGPKTVPRRTLEFLDKGIFSEEDAYRIHQDTVEGLYGI, from the coding sequence ATGGACATACCAATCACAGACAACCATATACATGTTGATGCAATTAATGGTGAGGGCCCCCTGGAGGTGGCCAGGAAGTTCCAGAGGGCCGGCGGCAGGAGGATGATAATACCCAACAAGCCGTCATGGACCGTGAATGCCGGGACAGACTACAGGAAGACCATGGACACCGTACTGAAGTACGTTGACATCATAAACAGGGAGACTGAGGTTGATGCATACGCGGTCGTCGGCCTCCACCCTGCAGAGCTATCAAGGCTCCTTGAGGCCGGTAAGGAACTCAGGGAGGCTGAGGAGATGATAATGGAGGGCCTTGAGTATGCAAGGTCCCTTGTACTCGAGGGGAGGGCCGTTGCCATAGGTGAGGTTGGAAGGCCCCACTACCCTGTGGGTGAGGAGGAACTGGAGGCCCACAACAGGCTCATGCTCCTTGCCATGGAATTCGCAGCCGAAGCCTCCTGTCCGGTACAGCTCCACACCGAGAGCTCCGGGCCGGAGGAGTTCAGGGAGTTTGCAGAGATGGCTGACAGGGCAGGGATCAGGAGGTCCATGGTGATAAAGCACTTCTCAGGGCCCTGCACCAGGAGGGAGGAGAACCATGGACTAACCCCATCCCTGATAGCATCAAGGGATGTGGTGAAAAAGGGTATAGAGAAGGGTGGCTGCTTCCTCATGGAGACAGACTACCTGGATGACAGGGGAAGACCTGGAGCCGTCCTGGGACCAAAGACCGTGCCAAGGAGGACCCTTGAGTTCCTGGATAAGGGGATATTCAGTGAGGAGGATGCATACAGGATACACCAGGACACCGTTGAGGGTCTCTACGGGATCTGA
- a CDS encoding DUF367 family protein, whose translation MKIVVYHAEECDRKKCTSLKLGRKGKFKIVNSLNQIPRGALVLNPFAEKAVSPEDRDMVLRRGIAALDCSWKRVRKSSVIFQTARNHRALPFLVAANPTNYGRPCILSTAEAVAATLYIVGLKDIASDIMSYFKWGPHFIDLNRELLEAYSRASDSSEVVEIQKKFIGG comes from the coding sequence ATGAAGATTGTGGTCTACCATGCAGAGGAATGCGACAGGAAGAAATGCACAAGCCTCAAGCTTGGCAGGAAGGGAAAATTTAAAATAGTGAACAGTTTAAACCAGATACCGAGGGGTGCCCTTGTACTCAACCCCTTCGCAGAGAAGGCTGTCTCACCAGAGGACAGGGACATGGTACTCAGGAGGGGTATCGCAGCACTTGACTGTTCATGGAAGAGGGTCAGGAAGTCTTCTGTCATATTCCAGACAGCACGTAACCACAGGGCCCTCCCCTTCCTTGTGGCTGCAAACCCCACGAACTATGGAAGGCCATGCATACTTTCAACTGCAGAGGCTGTGGCAGCAACCCTTTATATAGTTGGACTGAAAGATATAGCCTCTGACATAATGTCATACTTCAAGTGGGGTCCTCATTTTATAGACCTCAATCGTGAACTGCTTGAAGCTTACTCCAGGGCATCTGACAGCTCTGAGGTTGTAGAGATTCAGAAAAAATTCATAGGAGGCTAA
- a CDS encoding hydrogenase maturation nickel metallochaperone HypA, translated as MCTVGGPMADIDIKKMKTRKCKCLDCGNEFKGVGRRVICPSCQSDNVECEG; from the coding sequence ATGTGTACCGTTGGAGGTCCAATGGCCGATATAGACATCAAGAAGATGAAGACAAGGAAGTGTAAATGCCTTGACTGTGGAAACGAGTTTAAGGGTGTTGGAAGGCGGGTGATATGCCCGTCCTGCCAGTCAGACAACGTGGAATGTGAAGGATAA
- a CDS encoding VWA domain-containing protein: MKNLVFPFTAIVGQEKVKKALVLNAINPAIGGVLIKGDKGTGKTTAVRALADLLPSIRTVKGCPFNCDPDEPESACDLCREGDFEVEYRKMRVVELPLGSTEDRVVGSLDIRKAIREGIKALEPGILAEANRNILYVDEINLLDDHLVDVLLDAAAYGVNTVEREGISLQHPSRFILVGTMNPAEGELRPQLSDRIGIHINVGTISDIKKRVLIMKRRDEFEQDPEGFIERFRDSQRELLERIMGARKLLPAVTIDDYLLELIARVCVDAGVDGHRSDIAIVRTARALAAFSGRRRVHEEDVEEAIILVLGERIPGKTYNRENTRREMQRAREEMEKESEDDGGSDDDSRGDESDSSPEGDESGSPPEAEDQGPGEPETPPDDTPEEGDTGSTGTGGMGMAVTTESGRTPETEDVDVDIKKLLKLKGKKKERLYGSRVESKTRRGKYVRSRFPRGDHTDVAIDATIRAAAAHSRGDIRVRDEDIRQKIRKHGARASIVLVVDISGSMFSERKASMVKGLIERFIEDAQRHHDRISVVGFRGRDAEVIIPSTSHGASFREVVDGIRVGGTTPMAQGIERGLEILRAEKRRKEYVPLMVILSDGMPNVGLNRNPRREALEAASRLRDEDIPSIVINFERGVRGGRDFNMEVALASGGSYYDLENLKDPSTAIESIMEHERAVFQAR; encoded by the coding sequence ATGAAGAACCTTGTTTTTCCATTCACAGCAATAGTAGGACAGGAAAAGGTGAAAAAGGCCCTTGTACTTAACGCTATAAACCCTGCCATCGGCGGGGTTCTTATAAAGGGGGATAAGGGTACCGGTAAGACGACGGCTGTAAGGGCACTTGCGGATCTCCTGCCATCCATCCGGACGGTGAAGGGCTGTCCCTTCAACTGCGACCCGGATGAACCTGAATCAGCATGTGATCTGTGCCGTGAAGGCGACTTTGAGGTTGAATACCGGAAGATGAGGGTGGTTGAACTCCCCCTCGGCTCAACCGAGGACAGGGTTGTCGGATCCCTTGACATCAGGAAGGCCATAAGGGAGGGTATAAAGGCCCTTGAGCCGGGGATACTTGCTGAGGCGAACAGGAACATACTCTACGTGGATGAGATAAACCTCCTTGACGACCACCTCGTCGACGTCCTCCTTGACGCAGCAGCCTACGGTGTGAACACGGTTGAAAGGGAGGGCATATCACTCCAGCACCCCTCCAGGTTCATACTGGTGGGGACCATGAACCCGGCTGAGGGTGAACTCAGGCCCCAGCTCTCGGACAGGATAGGTATACATATAAATGTTGGCACAATCAGCGACATAAAAAAACGCGTCCTTATCATGAAGAGGCGTGATGAATTCGAGCAGGACCCTGAGGGCTTCATTGAGAGGTTCAGGGACAGCCAGAGGGAACTCCTTGAGAGGATAATGGGTGCAAGAAAACTCCTTCCTGCAGTCACCATAGATGATTACCTCCTTGAGCTCATAGCAAGGGTCTGTGTGGATGCCGGTGTTGACGGCCACAGGTCGGACATTGCAATCGTACGCACCGCCAGGGCCCTTGCAGCCTTCAGTGGAAGAAGGAGGGTGCATGAGGAGGATGTTGAGGAGGCAATAATCCTTGTCCTGGGGGAGAGGATCCCGGGTAAGACATACAACCGTGAGAACACACGAAGAGAAATGCAGAGGGCCAGGGAGGAGATGGAGAAGGAGTCAGAGGATGATGGGGGTTCTGATGATGATTCCAGAGGGGATGAATCAGATTCCTCCCCTGAAGGTGATGAATCAGGGTCACCCCCGGAGGCTGAGGATCAGGGCCCGGGTGAACCGGAGACACCTCCGGATGATACCCCTGAAGAAGGGGACACAGGGAGTACCGGAACCGGAGGTATGGGGATGGCTGTCACCACGGAGTCAGGGAGAACCCCTGAAACGGAAGATGTGGATGTTGACATAAAGAAACTCCTTAAACTGAAGGGTAAGAAGAAGGAGAGGCTGTACGGTAGCAGGGTTGAATCGAAGACCCGCAGGGGAAAATACGTCAGGAGCAGGTTCCCCAGGGGAGACCATACTGATGTGGCCATCGATGCAACCATAAGGGCTGCGGCCGCCCACTCCAGGGGTGACATAAGGGTCAGGGATGAGGACATCCGCCAGAAGATAAGGAAGCACGGTGCAAGGGCATCCATAGTCCTGGTGGTGGATATAAGCGGTTCAATGTTCTCAGAGAGGAAGGCCTCCATGGTCAAGGGCCTTATAGAGAGGTTCATAGAGGACGCCCAGCGGCACCATGATAGGATAAGCGTTGTTGGATTCAGGGGGAGGGACGCCGAGGTTATAATACCCTCAACCTCCCACGGCGCATCCTTCAGGGAGGTGGTTGACGGTATAAGGGTGGGGGGCACAACCCCCATGGCCCAGGGGATAGAGAGGGGCCTTGAGATACTCAGGGCCGAGAAGAGAAGGAAGGAATACGTCCCCCTCATGGTCATACTCAGTGATGGAATGCCCAACGTCGGCCTTAACAGGAACCCCAGGAGGGAGGCCCTGGAGGCCGCATCCAGACTCAGGGATGAGGATATACCATCAATCGTGATAAACTTTGAGAGGGGTGTCCGGGGCGGAAGGGACTTCAACATGGAGGTGGCCCTTGCATCCGGTGGGAGCTACTATGACCTTGAAAACCTTAAAGACCCATCAACCGCCATTGAGAGTATAATGGAACATGAGAGGGCTGTCTTCCAGGCCCGCTGA
- a CDS encoding DUF116 domain-containing protein has protein sequence MITEFYQIFGQLVFLAGVCLLLMLAASLFLGRLLLKEDRLIFPKLLLITVDMFYGPFKKFSESLGLNSRIVDQIGVEVRNKINEKRFKSIPPEDKALILPHCLRNPHCEARLERVGLVCTGCNRCIIGKLKERAEGIGYRVFIIPGSTFIKNILEEHRFRAVLGVACYQDLNLAMMKLSKFSPQGVPLLRDGCFKTKVDFRTVLEKMGVEAKVKRPRSCMSNPSRETPTE, from the coding sequence ATGATAACTGAATTCTATCAGATCTTCGGACAGCTCGTATTCCTTGCAGGAGTCTGCCTACTCCTGATGCTGGCAGCAAGCCTCTTCCTTGGAAGGCTGCTTTTGAAGGAGGACAGGCTCATATTCCCTAAACTCCTTCTTATCACAGTTGACATGTTCTACGGACCCTTCAAGAAGTTCTCAGAATCGCTGGGGCTTAACAGCAGAATCGTTGACCAGATAGGCGTTGAGGTGAGGAACAAGATAAACGAGAAGAGGTTCAAATCAATACCACCCGAGGACAAGGCCCTTATATTACCCCACTGCCTCAGAAACCCCCACTGTGAGGCCCGCCTTGAGAGGGTGGGGCTTGTCTGCACCGGCTGCAACCGCTGCATCATAGGGAAGCTCAAGGAGAGGGCTGAGGGGATAGGTTACAGGGTATTCATCATCCCCGGCTCCACCTTCATAAAGAATATCCTTGAGGAGCACCGCTTCAGGGCCGTCCTGGGTGTTGCCTGCTACCAGGACCTGAACCTTGCAATGATGAAGCTGTCAAAGTTCTCGCCCCAGGGGGTCCCCCTGCTGAGGGACGGATGCTTCAAAACAAAGGTTGACTTCAGGACCGTCCTCGAGAAGATGGGGGTTGAGGCCAAAGTCAAAAGACCAAGATCCTGCATGAGCAATCCATCCAGGGAAACCCCCACTGAATAA
- a CDS encoding phosphoglycerol geranylgeranyltransferase — translation MKVEEYFHDVLRERKMHLTLIDPQEQSPEEAVRIAEAAIRGGTDGIMLGGSTTDSHELDETARALSERIDVPIILFPGNTTGVSRYADAIFFMSLLNSTNPYWIIGAQALGAGAVRKMGIEALPMGYLVVEPGGTVGWVGDVKAVPRGKPDIAAAYAMAAEFLGMRLFYLEAGSGAPEHVPEEMISLVKSCTDHILIVGGGIRTGEDAARVAGAGADVIVTGTVVENSDNVEDKIREIVEGINGSL, via the coding sequence ATGAAGGTTGAAGAATACTTCCACGACGTCCTCAGGGAGAGGAAGATGCACCTGACACTCATCGACCCCCAGGAGCAGAGCCCTGAGGAGGCTGTCAGGATTGCGGAGGCAGCCATAAGGGGAGGTACCGATGGCATAATGCTTGGAGGGTCAACCACAGATTCCCATGAACTTGATGAAACAGCCAGGGCACTCAGTGAGAGGATAGATGTACCAATAATACTCTTCCCGGGCAACACCACGGGTGTCAGCCGTTACGCCGATGCTATCTTCTTCATGAGTCTTCTTAACTCCACCAACCCCTACTGGATAATAGGTGCCCAGGCCCTTGGAGCTGGGGCGGTCAGGAAGATGGGTATCGAGGCCCTTCCAATGGGCTACCTTGTTGTTGAACCTGGCGGAACCGTTGGATGGGTGGGTGATGTTAAGGCTGTTCCACGCGGGAAACCCGATATTGCAGCGGCCTATGCTATGGCAGCGGAGTTCCTGGGTATGAGGCTCTTCTACCTTGAGGCGGGTTCAGGGGCACCTGAACACGTGCCAGAGGAGATGATATCCCTTGTTAAGAGCTGCACGGACCATATACTCATCGTTGGTGGGGGTATAAGGACAGGTGAGGATGCTGCAAGGGTTGCAGGGGCCGGTGCTGATGTAATAGTCACCGGTACCGTGGTTGAGAACAGTGACAACGTGGAGGACAAGATCAGGGAGATCGTTGAGGGTATCAACGGGTCCCTATGA